One part of the Sorangiineae bacterium MSr11954 genome encodes these proteins:
- a CDS encoding alpha/beta hydrolase → MHWLGGSLLMGALMAGAMTACGSDDPAKPPPVSGDDAGDGGGAKKPWWNLGFQDDLYNEVTLFYLGHAWGQQSDVGEVLETARRVDESDPKSWTREWRKTADRLMSVGQESESRKHPLSASQAYHRAATYYRAAMHHSVEPLSAQGAAEYRDLTRKEVDAFAKFLTLSRSPCEVVKIPYESTTLPGYFCKSPGAASRAPVLLYMQGRDAWAEDGYTMAEEAMKRGFHVLMFDGPGQGQVIRLQGLPFRPDWEKVVTPVVDYVIARPEVDPDYVGLYSLSMGGYLGPRAATKEHRIRALVPNPGVIDWYRNMAAALDPQLLALVDSDEAAFNAKMDELMKASSFLRWGIEDFMWRHGVDTPAKLIKDLRRYIMTPAEVANITANTLVVDAEEESRGQAKELFDALTSKKEYLKFTAAETAQFHDQPGAEAIQTQRILEWLEGSLAKAP, encoded by the coding sequence ATGCATTGGCTCGGAGGATCGCTGCTGATGGGCGCGTTGATGGCAGGGGCCATGACGGCATGTGGTTCCGATGATCCCGCGAAGCCGCCGCCGGTGTCGGGCGACGATGCGGGGGATGGCGGGGGGGCGAAGAAACCGTGGTGGAACTTGGGATTCCAGGATGACCTCTATAACGAGGTCACCTTGTTTTATCTCGGACATGCGTGGGGCCAGCAGTCGGACGTCGGTGAGGTGCTCGAGACGGCGCGGCGTGTGGACGAGTCGGACCCGAAGAGTTGGACCCGCGAGTGGCGAAAGACGGCAGACCGGCTCATGTCGGTCGGCCAGGAGAGCGAAAGTAGGAAGCACCCGCTCTCTGCGAGCCAGGCGTACCATCGCGCGGCGACGTATTATCGTGCGGCGATGCACCATTCCGTCGAGCCTCTTTCGGCGCAAGGGGCGGCGGAGTATCGCGATCTCACGCGAAAGGAGGTCGACGCGTTCGCCAAATTTCTCACGCTCTCGCGCTCGCCGTGCGAGGTCGTCAAAATACCTTACGAGAGTACGACGCTGCCGGGGTATTTCTGCAAGTCCCCCGGCGCGGCTTCGCGGGCGCCGGTGCTGCTCTACATGCAGGGGCGCGATGCGTGGGCCGAGGACGGATATACGATGGCCGAAGAGGCCATGAAGCGCGGCTTTCATGTGCTCATGTTCGATGGACCCGGGCAAGGGCAGGTGATTCGTTTGCAGGGGTTGCCGTTCCGGCCCGATTGGGAAAAAGTCGTGACCCCCGTCGTGGATTATGTGATCGCGCGCCCGGAGGTCGATCCGGACTATGTCGGATTGTATTCTCTCAGCATGGGCGGCTACCTCGGACCGCGCGCGGCCACCAAGGAACATCGGATACGCGCGCTCGTGCCCAATCCTGGTGTCATCGATTGGTATCGCAATATGGCAGCCGCGCTCGATCCGCAGCTCCTGGCCTTGGTCGACTCGGACGAAGCGGCCTTCAATGCCAAGATGGACGAGCTGATGAAGGCGAGCTCCTTCTTGCGATGGGGGATCGAAGACTTCATGTGGCGCCACGGAGTCGACACTCCCGCGAAGCTCATCAAAGATTTGCGACGCTACATCATGACGCCGGCCGAAGTGGCCAACATCACGGCGAATACGTTGGTGGTCGACGCCGAGGAGGAGTCGCGGGGCCAGGCAAAGGAGCTCTTCGACGCCCTCACGTCGAAGAAGGAGTATCTGAAGTTCACCGCGGCCGAAACCGCCCAGTTCCACGACCAGCCGGGCGCGGAGGCCATTCAAACGCAGCGGATCTTGGAGTGGCTCGAGGGCTCGCTCGCCAAGGCTCCGTAG
- a CDS encoding VOC family protein: MSERKPAPVAPYLAVHDGNGALDFYKRAFGAVVAETYPYEGKLGHATLLINGGEVMMSDEFPVEMTGVRAPKSLGGTTTTISLAVDDADVWFDRAVAAGAKVLRPLNDEFYGRMGKIIDPYGHCWSIVGPAKAK, encoded by the coding sequence ATGTCCGAACGAAAACCCGCGCCGGTTGCGCCGTATCTGGCCGTGCACGATGGCAACGGAGCCCTCGACTTTTACAAACGTGCATTCGGCGCGGTCGTTGCCGAGACATATCCGTATGAAGGTAAGCTCGGCCATGCCACCCTCCTCATCAATGGCGGTGAGGTCATGATGTCGGACGAATTTCCCGTCGAGATGACGGGGGTGCGGGCGCCCAAATCCCTCGGCGGCACCACCACGACCATTTCGCTCGCCGTGGACGATGCCGATGTTTGGTTCGACCGCGCGGTGGCCGCCGGCGCCAAGGTGCTGCGCCCGCTCAACGACGAGTTCTACGGGCGTATGGGGAAGATCATCGATCCGTATGGGCACTGTTGGAGCATCGTCGGGCCCGCGAAGGCAAAATAA
- a CDS encoding DUF885 domain-containing protein, with protein MPHAEHTTSRVPTTPLRALIEREWNYQLEHSPTYASVLGDRRWNGRWDDRSFGAIEEAYRHDREVLAELDRIERGGLPGEEQLDYDLFRRCYETWTREYEFKLHLLPTSQMGLLPEHVRELTGVQAAYQLADTLRFETTQDYDDWVARLGSFRVYVDQVVALMREGLREGLVHPRIILQRIPAQLEPQLVDDPSKSGFYAPFTRFPPHVEAPERERLAAAARAAILDHVVPALRGFQRFITEEYIPASPEQIGIWQLPNGPEMYAFLARKFTTTDLGPDAIHEIGLAQVASLRAEMEAVKASAGFGASLHEFFHFLRTDAGFYYRTGEELLLRYRSLAKRIDPLLVKLFKTLPRQPYGVEPTPEAMAPDATTGFYYPAASDGSRPGTYLVNLYKPETRPRWEMIPLTLHEAMPGHHLQVSLAAEQTTMPDFRRYGSYTSYAEGWALYCETLGDELGLYGDPYDKFGQLAYDMWRSVRLVVDTGMHARKWTRQQAIDYFMENAPRQELDVINEVDRYIAWPGQALAYKIGQLKMRELRTRAERALGQRFDVRAFHDVVLLAGSLPLDVLERRVDAWIRQPS; from the coding sequence ATGCCGCACGCCGAGCACACCACCTCCCGTGTCCCCACCACCCCACTTCGCGCGCTGATCGAGCGCGAATGGAATTACCAACTGGAGCACAGCCCCACCTATGCCTCGGTGCTCGGCGACCGCCGCTGGAACGGGCGCTGGGACGACCGGAGCTTCGGGGCCATCGAGGAGGCGTACCGGCACGATCGCGAGGTGCTCGCGGAGCTCGATCGGATCGAGCGCGGCGGCCTGCCCGGCGAGGAGCAGCTCGATTACGACCTCTTCCGGCGCTGTTACGAGACGTGGACGCGCGAGTACGAATTTAAGCTGCATCTGCTCCCGACGAGCCAGATGGGCCTCTTGCCCGAGCACGTTCGCGAGCTCACCGGGGTTCAGGCCGCTTACCAGCTCGCCGATACCTTGCGCTTCGAGACGACCCAGGATTACGACGATTGGGTGGCGCGCCTCGGGAGCTTTCGCGTCTATGTCGATCAAGTCGTCGCCCTCATGCGGGAAGGTTTGCGCGAAGGGCTCGTGCACCCCCGCATCATCCTGCAGCGCATCCCGGCGCAGCTCGAGCCTCAGCTCGTGGACGACCCGAGCAAGAGCGGGTTCTACGCGCCGTTTACGCGCTTTCCTCCCCACGTCGAGGCCCCGGAGCGGGAGCGGCTCGCGGCGGCGGCGCGCGCGGCCATTTTGGACCATGTGGTCCCTGCGCTGCGGGGCTTTCAGCGGTTCATTACGGAGGAGTATATTCCGGCTTCACCCGAGCAAATCGGTATTTGGCAGCTCCCGAACGGGCCCGAGATGTACGCGTTTTTGGCCCGTAAATTCACGACGACGGATCTCGGGCCGGACGCGATTCACGAGATCGGCCTCGCCCAAGTCGCCAGCCTTCGCGCCGAGATGGAGGCGGTGAAGGCGAGCGCGGGCTTCGGCGCCTCGCTCCACGAGTTCTTCCACTTTCTACGCACCGACGCCGGCTTCTATTACCGCACGGGCGAGGAGCTGCTCCTGCGCTACCGCAGCTTGGCGAAGCGGATCGATCCCTTGCTGGTCAAATTGTTCAAAACGTTGCCGAGGCAACCGTATGGCGTGGAGCCCACGCCGGAGGCCATGGCCCCAGACGCCACCACCGGCTTTTATTATCCGGCGGCCTCCGATGGATCGCGGCCCGGCACCTACCTCGTGAATTTGTACAAGCCGGAGACGCGCCCGCGCTGGGAGATGATCCCGCTTACCTTGCACGAGGCCATGCCCGGGCACCATTTGCAAGTATCGCTCGCTGCCGAGCAGACGACGATGCCCGATTTTCGGCGCTATGGTAGCTACACGTCCTACGCGGAGGGCTGGGCGCTCTACTGCGAGACCTTGGGCGACGAGCTGGGCTTGTACGGCGATCCGTACGACAAGTTCGGCCAGCTCGCGTACGACATGTGGCGATCGGTTCGTCTGGTGGTGGACACGGGGATGCACGCTCGAAAATGGACCCGGCAGCAGGCCATCGATTACTTCATGGAGAACGCGCCGCGGCAGGAGCTCGACGTGATCAACGAGGTCGATCGGTACATCGCGTGGCCGGGGCAGGCGCTCGCGTACAAAATCGGCCAGCTCAAGATGCGCGAGCTGCGCACCCGCGCCGAGCGCGCTCTGGGGCAAAGGTTCGACGTTCGCGCGTTTCACGATGTGGTGCTGCTCGCCGGCTCGCTCCCGCTGGACGTCCTGGAGCGACGGGTGGACGCTTGGATTCGGCAACCGTCATGA